One genomic segment of Falco peregrinus isolate bFalPer1 chromosome 7, bFalPer1.pri, whole genome shotgun sequence includes these proteins:
- the ADCY3 gene encoding adenylate cyclase type 3 encodes MPRNRAFSEPECSAEYSADYSVSLPSDPERGVGRTHEVTVRSSGPCLCLPRFMRLTFAPESLENLYQTYFRRQRHETLLVLVVFAALFDCYVLVMCAVVYTADKLAPLLAAAAGLVAHVLLFILCKYRLLPERVARRFLPYILWVLILAQIFCYLGLNFSRSPEASDTVGWQAFFVFSFFITLPLRLAPIVLITAISCGIHTLVLGVTIAQQRQDALDEGTLLRQILSNVAIYLCAITVGTMSYYMADRKHRKAFLEARQSLEVKLNLEEQSQQQERLMLSILPKHVADEMLKDMKKDPSQKEMQQFNTMYMYRHENVSILFADIVGFTQLSSSCSAQELVKLLNELFARFDKLAAKYHQLRIKILGDCYYCICGLPEYREDHAVCSIMMGLAMVEAISYVREKTKTAVDMRVGVHSGTVLGGVLGQKRWQYDVWSTDVTVANKMEAGGIPGRVHISQSTMDCLKGEFEVEPGEGGSRCEYLKEKGIITYLVVVPKQPLRNGINGVKLSLTSSHGGSPPLVNTKERNGSLSLACASPEEPEEPDTRVRGTLESGEEDGEAVNPSFPNPRRRLRLRDLAERVIDASQNEQELNKLLNEALLERESVQALKGKSTFRLSMRFIDPEMETRYSVEKEKQSGAAFSCSCVVLFFTALVEVFIDPWLVANYVTFIVGEILLLILTLCSLAAIFPRVFPKKLVAFSTWIDRTRWARNTWAMAAIIIVTMADIVDMLSCWQDHGGTGNGTVGPLRPGGCGEQPKYYSYIALLALVATIMLVQVSHMVKLTLMVLITGATGAVNIYAWEHIFDQYDRHRGQQSTSLLVPSKYSMTAMIFIVMLSFYYFSRHVEKLARTLFLWKIDVHDQKERVYEMRRWNEALVTNMLPEHVARHFLGSKKRDEELYSQSYDEIGVMFASLPNFADFYTEESINNGGIECLRFLNEIISDFDALLDEPQFRCITKIKTIGSTYMAASGVTPDANANGYTTKKETLSDKERWQHLADLADFALAMKVTLMNINYQSFNNFMLRIGMNKGAVLAGVIGARKPHYDIWGNTVNVASRMESTGVMGNIQVVEETHLILKEYGFRFVRRGAIYVKGKGELLTFFLKGREKQGSFVNGSSVTLPHQVVDSS; translated from the exons ATGCCCAGGAACAGGGCTTTTTCCGAGCCCGAGTGCTCGGCCGAGTACTCGGCAGACTACTCGGTGAGCCTGCCGTCGGACCCCGAGCGCGGCGTGGGTCGCACCCACGAGGTGACGGTGCGCAGCTCGGgaccctgcctctgcctgccccgCTTCATGCGCCTCACCTTCGCTCCCGAGTCCCTGGAGAACCTCTACCAGACTTACTTCCGCCGCCAACGCCACGAGACCCTCCTGGTGCTGGTGGTCTTTGCCGCCCTCTTCGACTGCTACGTCCTCGTCATGTGCGCCGTGGTCTACACCGCCGACAAGCTGGCCCCGCTGCTGGCGGCAGCGGCCGGGCTGGTTGCCCATGTGCTGCTCTTCATCCTTTGCAAGTACAGGCTGCTTCCCGAGCGGGTGGCCCGCAGGTTCCTGCCCTACATCCTCTGGGTCCTCATCTTGGCCCAGATCTTCTGCTACCTGGGTCTCAACTTCTCCCGCTCGCCCGAGGCCAGCGACACGGTGGGCTGGCAGGCTTTCTTCGTCTTCTCCTTCTTCATCACTTTGCCGCTGCGCTTGGCGCCCATCGTGCTCATCACCGCCATCTCCTGCGGCATCCACACGCTGGTGCTCGGTGTCACCATCGCCCAGCAGCGGCAGGATGCCCTGGACGAGGGGACGCTGCTGAGACAG ATCCTGTCCAATGTTGCCATCTACCTTTGCGCCATCACGGTGGGCACCATGTCCTACTACATGGCTGACCGCAAGCACCGCAAAGCCTTCCTTGAAGCACGCCAGTCCCTTGAGGTCAAGCTCAACctggaggagcagagccagcagcag GAGCGGCTGATGCTCTCCATCCTGCCCAAGCACGTGGCCGATGAGATGCTGAAGGACATGAAGAAGGACCCGAGCCAGAAGGAGATGCAGCAGTTCAACACCATGTACATGTACCGCCATGAGAACGTCAG catcctcttCGCAGACATTGTGGGCTTCACCCAGCTGTCCTCGTCCTGCAGCGCCCAGGAGCTGGTGAAGCTCCTCAATGAGCTCTTCGCCCGCTTCGACAAGCTGGCAGCC AAATACCACCAGCTGCGCATCAAGATCCTTGGTGACTGCTACTACTGCATCTGCGGGCTGCCCGAGTACCGGGAGGACCACGCCGTCTGCTCCATCATGATGGGGCTGGCCATGGTGGAGGCCATTTC ctacGTGCGGGAGAAGACCAAGACGGCGGTGGACATGCGGGTGGGAGTGCACAGTGGGACAGTGCTGGGGGGGGTGCTGGGCCAGAAGCGCTGGCAGTATGACGTGTGGTCCACCGACGTTACCGTGGCCAACAAGATGGAGGCAGGCGGCATCCCTGG GCGGGTGCACATCTCGCAGAGCACTATGGATTGCCTGAAGGGTGAGTTCGAGGTGGAGCCGGGTGAAGGTGGCTCACGCTGCGAGTACCTGAAGGAGAAGGGCATCATCACCTACCTCGTCGTGGTCCCCAAGCAGCCCCTGCGCAACGGCATCAATGGGGTG AAGCTGTCGCTGACCTCATCCCACGGTGGCTCCCCGCCGCTGGTCAACACCAAGGAGCGCAACGGCAGCCTCAGCCTGGCCTGCGCCAGCCCCGAGGAGCCTGAGGAGCCCGACACCAGGGTGAGGGGCACCCTGGAGAGCggggaggaggatggagag GCCGTGAACCCCTCCTTCCCCAACCCTCGGCGGCGGCTGCGATTGCGGGACCTGGCCGAGCGCGTGATCGATGCCTCGCAGAACGAGCAGGAGCTCAACAAGCTGCTCAATGAAGCCTTGCTGGAGCGCGAGTCCGTGCAGGC gctgaaggGGAAGAGCACCTTCCGACTCTCCATGCGCTTCATTGACCCCGAGATGGAGACGCGCTACTCGGtggagaaggagaagcagagcGGAGCCgccttcagctgctcctgcgTTGTCCTCTTCTTCACTGCTTTGGTAGAGGTCTTCATTGACCCCTG GTTGGTGGCCAACTACGTGACTTTCATAGTCGGGGAGATCCTCCTGCTCATCCTCACCCTCTGCTCGTTGGCTGCCATCTTCCCCCGG GTTTTCCCTAAAAAGCTCGTGGCCTTCTCCACCTGGATTGACAGGACCCGCTGGGCACGCAACACCTGGGCCATGGCCGCCATCATCATCGTCACCATGGCTGACATAGTGGACATG ctcagctgctggcaggaccATGGCGGGACAGGCAACGGGACGGTGGGGCCACTGCGGCCAGGCGGCTGTGGGGAGCAACCCAAGTACTACAGCTACATTGCCCTGCTGGCCTTGGTGGCCACCATCATGCTGGTGCAGGTCAGCCACATGGTCAAGCTGACCCTCATGGTGCTGATCACTGGGGCCACCGGCGCTGTCAACATCTACGCCTGGGAGCACATCTTTGACCAGTATGACCGCCACCGTGGTCAGCAAAGCAC GTCCTTGCTGGTCCCCTCCAAATACTCCATGACAGCGATGATCTTCATCGTGATGCTCAGCTTCTACTACTTCTCTCGTCAT GTGGAGAAGCTGGCCAGGACCCTTTTCCTCTGGAAGATTGATGTCCATGACCAGAAGGAGCGGGTCTATGAGATGCGGCGCTGGAATGAGGCTCTTGTCACCAACATGCTGCCTGAGCACGTGGCCCGGCACTTCCTGGGCTCCAAGAAGCGGGACGAG GAGCTGTACAGCCAGTCCTATGATGAGATTGGTGTCATGTTTGCCTCCCTCCCCAACTTTGCCGACTTCTACACAGAGGAGAGCATCAACAACGGGGGCATTGAGTGCCTGCGCTTCCTCAACGAGATAATCTCCGACTTCGACGCG CTCCTGGACGAACCCCAGTTCCGCTGCATCACCAAAATCAAGACCATCGGCAGCACCTACATGGCGGCTTCTGGAGTGACCCCTGATGCCAATGCCAACGGCTACACCACCAAG AAGGAGACCCTCTCAGATAAGGAGCGCTGGCAGCACTTGGCCGACCTGGCCGACTTTGCCTTAGCCATGAAGGTGACACTGATGAACATCAACTACCAGTCCTTCAACAACTTCATGCTCCGCATAG GCATGAACAAGGGGGCCGTGCTGGCAGGTGTCATTGGTGCCCGCAAGCCACACTACGACATCTGGGGCAACACGGTCaacgtggccagcaggatggAGTCCACCGGCGTGATGGGGAACATACAG